A DNA window from Helianthus annuus cultivar XRQ/B chromosome 15, HanXRQr2.0-SUNRISE, whole genome shotgun sequence contains the following coding sequences:
- the LOC110912058 gene encoding uncharacterized protein LOC110912058, producing MECLWRMSFKWKRVRPLITMKSNSSQIKFFYGVVCGVRIFLSPCTKDSCWLYAHSSHVNILKLFLCQKKGHIHVVIKWPAAQGIVHVLLVVMAGFYKGWSQQEGGEKDWCTTIFENQWTRI from the exons ATGGAGTGTTTGTGGCGAATGTCTTTCAAGTGGAAGCGAGTGCGTCCCCTTATTACAATGAAATCAAATAGCTCTCAAATAAAGTTCTTCTATGGTGTG GTGTGCGGCGTTCGAATCTTTTTAAGCCCTTGCACAAAGGATTCTTGCTGGTTGTATGCACACTCCAG CCATGTGAATATATTAAAACTGTTTTTGTGCCAAAAAAAGGGTCATATTCATGTAGTTATTAAATGGCCGGCTGCCCAAGGAATAGTCCATGTG CTCTTGGTTGTAATGGCTGGATTTTACAAAGGATGGTCTCAACAGGAAGGGG GTGAAAAAGACTGGTGTACTACCATATTTGAGAATCAGTGGACCCGGATTTAG
- the LOC110912056 gene encoding phosphoglycerate mutase-like protein, with the protein MNSDTREGIYPLHRSKTIHLVRHAQGVHNVLGEKDHSAYMSEELFDAHLTPFGWEQVDNLRKHVHTSGLFKNIELVVVSPLLRTMQTAVGVFGGEASADGVDMPPLMAENTGSCNRPAISSLNCPPFIAMELCRENMGVNLYNKRRCISEYKHMFPAIDFSLVETDDDVWWSPDTKEKFEDVAARGVKFMKWLLSRKEKEIVVVSHAVFLHRTLDAYGDDCHPTLKKEMSIYFKNCELRSMVIVDRSMIRSDTSKTDFLGKTANGTDVMSDAV; encoded by the exons ATGAATTCTGATACTCGTGAAGGTATATATCCTCTGCATCGCTCTAAAACCATTCATCTG GTGAGGCATGCTCAAGGAGTTCACAATGTATTAGGAGAGAAGGACCATAGTGCATATATGTCTGAGGAACTCTTTGATGCACATCTTACCCCTTTTGGTTGGGAACAG GTAGATAATCTCCGGAAGCATGTTCATACGTCTGGACTTTTCAAAAATATCGAATTGGTTGTAGTTTCACCTTTGCTCAG GACCATGCAAACAGCAGTTGGTGTTTTTGGAGGTGAAGCTTCTGCTGATGGGGTTGACATGCCTCCACTAATGGCAGAAAATACTGGCAGTTGTAATCGTCCTGCAATTTCAAGCCTAAATTGTCCTCCGTTCATTGCTATGGAGCTTTGTCGAGAGAATATG GGTGTTAATCTTTACAATAAGAGGAGATGTATAAGTGAATACAAACACATGTTCCCAGCAATTGATTTTTCATTG GTTGAAACCGACGACGATGTTTGGTGGAGCCCAGATACTAAAGAAAAGTTTGAAGATGTTGCAGCCCGGGGGGTGAAGTTTATGAAATG GTTGTTGAGCCGTAAAGAGAAGGAGATTGTGGTTGTTTCTCACGCTGTTTTCTTGCATCGTACACTTGATGCATATGGAGATGACTGCCATCCCACACTCAAGAAAGAAATGTCCATATA CTTTAAGAACTGCGAGCTTCGTTCAATGGTCATTGTTGATAGAAG CATGATCAGATCAGACACTTCAAAGACCGACTTTCTTGGAAAAACTGCTAACGGTACTGATGTCATGAGTGATGCTGTTTAG